Part of the Hevea brasiliensis isolate MT/VB/25A 57/8 chromosome 16, ASM3005281v1, whole genome shotgun sequence genome is shown below.
CTGAGagaaacctaaaaaaaaaaaaaaaaaatgatttgaaaattccAGCCTTTGGGGGCTCCCCCTCCCCCCAAAAACCCCACAAGAAGATGTCGGCTGCGTTTAATCGCCCAATAATGTAGCAAAGCTGTAATAAAACAAAAGCCTGAGAGTCTAGTAGCGGTTCAAGTAGGTCCTGCGTCTGAACCAGTTGTAGTCAGGCAACCCCTGGATAGGACCCGTGGCAGCAATTGCAATATCCTGTCAAAAACCAAACCATTCAATTAGGATATTCACAAAGCAATGATACCTTTGATTGACATTACTTCCTACCTTGTCATGAATAAATCTGTTTGCTACGCGTTTAATACTACTTGCATCAACAGCATCAATTCTAGCGAACAATTCAGCAAACGGAATTCTCCGACCATATGTAAGTAGCTGCGACCATTAAAAAATCACGATAAAAATTAACAGTAATAATTAGCAGCATCATTTCTCAGTAAAAACCTAGTCTCCTGCACTCGACACAACTATGATCGCCATCCATAACTTTAAACAATGATACTTCTGACTATCAAATCATAAAAGAATAACATTAAAAACCTAGGATAGGAAGTCATGAATGACAACAGGTACTACTTGGTAATTGAATAACCAATCACAAGATGTAGCTCCAATCGTGGTTTTAATAACCTAAAATATCAGTTATCATATGACCGACTCCAGtgatcattatttttttttttttatattagatCATACAAGAACATTAAAATATTAGATGTAGAGCTATGACAATTAATGTTTTTTGCTAATAACATAACAAATCACAAGATGTAGCTCAACCATTGTTTAAATAATGCTCCATTATTTTCTTATCTTGTTCAACAAGGTCATTGATGTTAGTAAGAGTGCATTTGGATcgaggattaaaaaaaaaaaaaaaaaagaaaaagaaaactggTGTCACAAGTAATGGTTAAGATTAACAATTAAGGGTAAAAAAATATTGTCGGATTTACAGTTAAGTGTGTTTGACACAAACAAGCTGAATGTcacatatataaaaaaataaattattaattacattcatagatatatttatatctttttaaataatttattaaattatattaatgatatttataaatatatttatatattattaaattatatgttatatatactttttttgttattatttattatttatttaattaattgttttttttaattttatttatttcttaataaatgatttgttattattttatatttaaatattatattattaattttagttgTGATAAATGTtaatacaattaaaaaaaaaattctccttaCCACTCTTTCCTCTCCGTTAACCTCTTTAACCTAAGGAGGAGGAGGTTAACAAAAATACATTGTAAGAGTTAACCATTAATCTCCTTTACTGTTAACCCCTAGGATCAGACCAACCAAACAATGTTAAAGCTTAACCGTTAACCCTCTTTAACCTCAACCCTATGGCACCCTCTAAACGTTATACATGCACAGTGAAGTTTaaattaatgattaaaaaaattaagaaataaataaaCTGAAATGTCTCAGATAAACTAACATGTATTAATTGATATAACAAATGTCACTTAAAATATAGAATCAATAGTCAAGCAATTATTTCAAGGCTGATTTATTCAGATACTAGCATCTTCTCATTTAATAGCGCTTTGGATCATCTCTATACCAAGCAATGTGCTTGATAAATCtaatacaatttggtttatacaaaTAATGCAATCATCAGACCTAATAATTCACATTGAAGTCCTATCCTTCCTAACGTTTTTCCCCAACAGAATGTTTTGATATGGAAGAGAAGTTGTACCTGGCGTCCAATATCTTCAGCTACAGGACTGGTTCCATCAATGTGAAGTAGCAATGATGATTTCAACTGCAATCAGATACAGCGGTAAGTGGATAGTATCTAAGCAAAAGGAGATTAGGCAACAAAAAATTTCATGGTCCCACACTACATGCTTTactaataatatatacatacatcattatgtatactcttttaatattaatatatacatatattatcATACATACTCGGGATATGTTTTTAATAGTAAGGAGCAGAGGGGTACCATTCATTTCTTTTCTATATGCCATACAAGGCTTGATGTACTATTTCCCTTTTGTCTTGCATTTATGTTGATTTGTTTGCCTATACTCGCATCTATCCTCCTAGCATTGTTTGTCTAATAGTCAAGATTTCCACGTTTGATAGCCTTTTAGAAAAGAGCCAgtaggacaaaaaaaaaaaaaaatccttgatCTTGGCcctaatttttttttccctttgcCAGTGTTCCTATACTATCCTTAAATCAGTTTCTTTTAGAAGATTATAAATTGTAGTAAGCATGTAGTTTCAATTaaataggaaaaagaaaaaaaaaagtacgaATGCATCATTTGATATAAAGAAGTATATCCGATAGTCTAAAATATTGTTTGGAATCaagtgaaaattttaaaataaattatgaaaattatagaatgaaataatttaaagaaatttaaattaatataaatttattggaTTAACAAATTACAGCCTTTCTTTAAAAAATGAAGGGTATATAAATATGTAATGTTAGATGCAAATATAGTTGATGCTTTTTGTTGGatttatttaagcattttatatttatattcaaaatactatttttataattatattgttTATATATTATTAACTCAGAAAAGATTATACAAATGGCCAAGCTGCAAACTCAAGGTCAGTGTTATTAAGGTGAGAGGCATCAGAGTACCCTATGGCCTTAGGCGAAAGGTGAGGTAATGGCCTTTCTGAAGTGGGGCACCATAgcctacacacacacacacacacacacacacacacacacaaaacatAAAAATATCATACTTAACTAGTTTAATAAGTAAAAAAGcatattgaaaagaaaaaaaaaattctttgcaCTATATGTAATACAAGAGAAAAAGAAAGCAGAAAATAAGGTTATAAAaaggaaatgaaatttaaaaatgatTAATGAACTCCACTTTATCAAGGTTTAGGGAGAAATAGGAGAGAAGAGAAGAGGAGAAGAGGAGAGAAGGGAAGGATAGAAGAGAAGAGGAGAAAAGGAGACAAGAAGGTTAAAAAAAAGTTACTTTGAAAAGGCATGCCTTGCCTCGTCTCACTTGGAGACTCAGTGCCCAGGCAAGAGAGGCACTCGCCTCTTGGGACTAGGGCCGCACGCCTCGCCTGCCTCACCCAAAACCTTTTGGCACCTTTAATAAcacggataaattttaacaaccgtccctgaacttatctagttataacattacaatccctcaacttaaaaatataacataaaagccCGTCAACTTTCACATTTTGCACAGTAAATCTCTCTAACCTCTAATTATCGGTTTTTCAATTAGACTCTGACCTGAACAGTTCCAACATGAAActtagtatttctcttttctctctcaagccatgtgtaaattgaatcattctcctctctatagacaaaataatttttcacGTGTAgtaagaataattttacactttgcataagagaggagagagaaatgttgacaaaACACCGTGTGGGAGCTGTTCCCATcaatttctaactgaaaaatcaataaCTAAAAGTAAGAGGGATTTtaatgtgcaaaatttgaaaattttgaaggttttatgttacattttaaagttgaaggactatagtattacaactatataaattcaggaacagttgttaaaatttatccttaATAACACTGAAAGTTCAATTTAGTTCAGTTTGGTTTAGTTCATAAAATTTCTCTTTTTCGGTTTTTTGGTTAGTCTGGTTCGATTCTgaaccaaataaaccaaatgctcACCCCTAATTATATATAGTGGCTACCTGATTACGAGCACGGGTGACATCAGCTTCAGAAACTCGATAACTCAACTTGGTTGTCTCATACATAATTGCCCAAGCTAAATCATCCAAGCAATCTGCCTGCAAGAGGAACATAAGACAActtttcattttaaaaaaaaattgatgctATCATAGAGAGTCCAAATGATAAAAATGTTAAATGACTCAAATGTAAtcctataaaatttatataatacatTATAATAGAAATAGCTTCCAACATGAATTAACACCAAAATCCAGGAAGTGCATTTGTATCTAATATATATTTACGGAAACGGAGAAAGCATGTCTTTATAGCAATAGGGCAGGCTATGTGACTCAAATATTCATCCCAGTGCTTGCACCAGTCTCATACTTCAATCAACTATCCGCCAATATGATATTTTCATAACAGTAAAATGTTGCTCTATAGGGAAATTATAGTTCCTTATTAATATCTTTCAACAGCCTACAGCATAAAAAAGATTTTTCTTTTTCCCACCGCAGAATCACAAGAGTTCTTAgacattaaacttggtccaccaCCACTCATCTTTTCCCTTCATTGCATCATTGAATCTCTAGCATTTTCAATTATAGACTAAAACACAATGCACTTTATATTGTTATTATGTATGCAAGGAGTATTCACCAAGACCAACAAAGATATTAAAACAGGATAGTGGCCTCACCTTAGCAACAGCATAAACACCAAAAAGGCCAGTGTCTTTGTAGTTGGTGTTAAACGCCATCATGCTTTCTGCTATTTCATTAATGCCAACCCTTTGTGCAAGCTCAGAACTGTTTAGGATTGTAAATTGAATTAATGCACGAGCTaaaatgaagacaattttatgagAGAACTTGCTTGTTAAAGTTCAAAaatgattttttgtttttttacagAAAAAATGGTATAAATCATTGAAAATCAATCAAAAAATTGGGTCAATTTCAGAGTCTTCATTTAAGTGGAACAGGCTTAGTCCCAAATATGCTGATTTGAGCTTTCCTGTTTAAgaattctctccctctctcattCATTATATTAACAGCCCTCTCTTTTAGTAGGGGTGTTAGCAAGTAACAGGGCAGTGCTTACCCCATGTGTTTTCCACCTCCAGTATTTTTATTCCATGAGCCCAGCATAGCTTGCATGACCATTAGAGCAATAGAATCTGGATCTGTCCAGGATGCTCCTTCAAAAGCAACAGCAAATTGTGCCAAAGGAATATCATCATCAATTATTCTAACCTGACTTCCACAGCAATAATTGATACAAAAGTTTAGAAAAAGCATCGGAGTCACATAAAAAGACATTATTATGGATATTCAAGCAAAATCCTCCTACCTCAGATCCAGTAAAAAAAGCTGGTTCTTTGGCAACCAGCTGAGAAGCAGTGGTTGGATCAGCTGATAACTTAGTAAACAACTTCTTCACTTGCTCAACAACTTCCTCATGCTTAACTGCTCCAGAAGCAACAATGACCTAAAATGGAGGTCCCAGAGGACATCCACGATGAGGATTTCAAAATTAAATCTTTATAATCAATATATCAATTAATATAGATGAAAGGAAACATATACTTCAGCAGTTCTACAGAGTCCACTATATAAAAAGGAAATTGTTATCAGTTCCTTCAGTACCATTCGGGGAGCAGTGTAGTGTGTTTGTATATAGCCCTGAAGATGATCTCTGgtaattgacctgatatttttagCTGGTCCAAGAATAGTTCTACCCAAAGGAGTGTACTGGAATGCAGTTGCATGCAAATGGTCAAAGATAACCTCCTCAGTTTGTCCCTCAACCTACAAAAGTTCCATAAGACAAGTTTGATTTTCAGAAAAAAGGTAAAGCCAAAAAGGTACAAGTCAATCAGACAAAACATGGTATGTTGAGCGTCACATCATCCTCCCTATCC
Proteins encoded:
- the LOC110658907 gene encoding probable mitochondrial-processing peptidase subunit beta, mitochondrial — translated: MALKHLLALARRSHRPPLSAVSAVRSSSTAVTSSSPSTPPSPPPPDAMIYDRLAESVKSKLKQLENPDPRFLKYGSPHPTLTTHTHILSAPETRVTTLPNGLRVATVSTLASKTATVGVWIDAGSRFETDDTNGTAHFLEHMIFKGTERRSARDLEEEIENMGGHLNAYTSREQTTYYAKVMDKDVNKALDILADILQNSKFDENRISRERDVILREMEEVEGQTEEVIFDHLHATAFQYTPLGRTILGPAKNIRSITRDHLQGYIQTHYTAPRMVIVASGAVKHEEVVEQVKKLFTKLSADPTTASQLVAKEPAFFTGSEVRIIDDDIPLAQFAVAFEGASWTDPDSIALMVMQAMLGSWNKNTGGGKHMGSELAQRVGINEIAESMMAFNTNYKDTGLFGVYAVAKADCLDDLAWAIMYETTKLSYRVSEADVTRARNQLKSSLLLHIDGTSPVAEDIGRQLLTYGRRIPFAELFARIDAVDASSIKRVANRFIHDKDIAIAATGPIQGLPDYNWFRRRTYLNRY